A stretch of the Marivirga tractuosa DSM 4126 genome encodes the following:
- the rnr gene encoding ribonuclease R, with the protein MSKKRNKKGPKKAKRIIKSIPELKQEVLQILDLNLDKSFTVRNIAKAVGSNTAEAKRLIDKVLVELLKEGKIEKASRATYVSVKEPEFIIGKVDHVNPRLAYIISEDRETDIIVKSEKLKGAFHKDTVKVVVTKKNKDGREEGKVIEVIERAKTQFVGRIDKSVRYAFMIPDSRYIHTDFFINNDKLGGAQHQDKVIAEIKSWGDLDRKPEAKVIKVLGPAGENEAEIHSIMAEFELPMEFPEAVIKESEKISDKLPEKEIAKRRDMRDTTTFTIDPEDAKDFDDAISFKRLDNGHYEIGIHIADVTYYVQPGTLLEEEAFHRATSVYLVDRTIPMLPERLSNGLCSLRPNEDKFTFSAVFELDDNGTIHNEWFGRTITHSDRRFAYEEAQAILEARIGDHAEELHSLNSIAKNLKATRFKHGAIAFESVEVKFKLDENGKPLGVVPKVRQDAHKLVEEYMLLANRKVAEFIATKKKGDQKLTFVYRQHDYPDPEKLSTFSIFAKRFGHELEIEEKAVAKSLNSLMNDIQGKPEQNVLESLAIRSMAKAKYTTKNSFHFGLAFQYYTHFTSPIRRYPDVMVHRLLQHYLDQGKSVNAEEFESKCLHSSEMEKRASDAERASIKYKQVEFMASVEDKAFDGLVTGVTEWGIFVEIIETKCEGMVRLVDMTDDYYEFDEKNYRIIGRNNKRMITLGDPVTVRVKATDIDKRTIDLEFCEKEEN; encoded by the coding sequence ATGAGTAAAAAAAGAAATAAAAAAGGTCCCAAAAAGGCCAAAAGAATAATAAAAAGCATACCCGAACTAAAGCAAGAAGTTCTTCAAATTTTAGATTTGAATCTAGATAAATCATTTACAGTAAGAAATATTGCAAAAGCTGTTGGCAGCAATACAGCGGAAGCAAAACGCCTAATTGATAAAGTACTAGTAGAATTACTGAAAGAGGGAAAAATTGAAAAAGCTTCTAGAGCAACCTATGTTTCGGTTAAAGAACCTGAATTTATCATTGGAAAGGTAGATCATGTCAATCCTAGATTGGCCTATATCATTTCTGAAGACAGGGAAACTGATATTATCGTAAAATCTGAAAAACTTAAAGGAGCTTTTCATAAGGATACTGTCAAAGTAGTTGTTACTAAGAAAAACAAAGATGGTCGGGAAGAAGGCAAAGTAATTGAAGTAATAGAAAGGGCGAAAACTCAATTCGTAGGTCGAATTGATAAATCAGTTCGCTACGCTTTTATGATTCCAGACAGCCGATATATCCACACTGACTTTTTCATCAATAACGATAAGTTAGGGGGAGCTCAACATCAAGACAAAGTCATTGCAGAAATCAAAAGCTGGGGAGACCTTGATAGAAAACCCGAAGCTAAAGTCATTAAAGTATTAGGGCCAGCAGGAGAAAATGAAGCAGAAATTCACTCCATTATGGCGGAATTTGAATTACCTATGGAGTTTCCTGAGGCAGTCATCAAAGAATCTGAAAAGATCAGCGACAAATTACCAGAAAAGGAAATTGCTAAGAGAAGGGACATGCGTGATACCACTACTTTCACCATCGACCCTGAAGATGCAAAAGATTTTGATGACGCCATTTCTTTCAAAAGATTGGACAATGGTCATTATGAAATCGGAATTCATATTGCGGATGTAACCTACTATGTTCAACCAGGAACCTTATTAGAGGAAGAGGCTTTCCATAGAGCAACATCTGTTTATCTGGTGGACAGAACAATTCCGATGTTGCCTGAGAGGCTTTCAAATGGGCTTTGTTCATTGAGACCGAATGAAGACAAATTCACCTTCTCTGCTGTTTTTGAACTGGATGATAACGGTACAATTCATAATGAGTGGTTTGGTAGAACAATTACGCATTCTGATAGGAGATTTGCTTATGAAGAAGCACAGGCAATTCTAGAAGCTAGAATAGGTGACCATGCTGAAGAATTACATTCACTTAATTCAATAGCAAAGAATTTGAAAGCAACTCGCTTTAAGCACGGAGCAATTGCTTTTGAGTCTGTTGAAGTAAAATTCAAATTGGATGAAAATGGAAAGCCATTAGGTGTTGTTCCAAAAGTAAGGCAAGATGCTCATAAATTGGTGGAGGAGTATATGCTTTTAGCCAACAGAAAAGTGGCTGAATTTATTGCGACTAAGAAAAAAGGAGATCAGAAATTGACTTTTGTGTATCGTCAACACGATTACCCCGATCCGGAAAAGCTTAGCACATTCTCTATTTTTGCCAAAAGATTTGGTCACGAATTAGAGATAGAAGAAAAAGCAGTTGCCAAGTCATTAAATTCATTAATGAATGATATCCAGGGTAAGCCAGAGCAGAATGTTTTGGAAAGTCTGGCAATACGTTCCATGGCAAAGGCAAAATATACTACTAAAAATTCATTCCACTTCGGATTGGCATTTCAATACTATACCCACTTTACTTCACCAATCAGAAGATATCCTGATGTGATGGTACACAGATTGTTGCAGCATTATTTAGATCAAGGTAAATCTGTTAATGCTGAGGAATTCGAATCAAAATGTCTGCATTCCTCGGAAATGGAGAAAAGAGCTTCAGATGCGGAAAGAGCCTCCATTAAGTATAAACAAGTTGAATTCATGGCTTCCGTGGAAGATAAAGCTTTTGATGGCTTAGTGACAGGAGTAACTGAATGGGGCATTTTTGTGGAAATCATAGAAACCAAATGCGAAGGCATGGTTCGCCTAGTTGATATGACAGATGATTATTATGAATTTGATGAAAAGAATTACAGAATCATAGGTCGGAATAATAAGCGTATGATTACACTAGGTGATCCGGTTACTGTTAGAGTGAAAGCCACTGATATTGATAAAAGAACGATTGACTTGGAGTTTTGTGAGAAGGAAGAGAATTAA
- a CDS encoding nuclear transport factor 2 family protein, whose product MTLREKTQDIYNLIGEGKLLDAFDKYYGESVVITEPRGTWKGKAECRKHEEEFLGMIKEFHGMEVTAITSDEEAGIVMHETAMDVTFQDGNRVNMEQVGVQKWEDGKIVHERFYYQ is encoded by the coding sequence ATGACACTTAGAGAAAAAACTCAAGACATTTACAACCTAATCGGTGAAGGAAAATTATTAGATGCATTTGATAAGTACTATGGTGAAAGTGTAGTCATCACAGAGCCAAGAGGAACCTGGAAAGGAAAAGCTGAATGCAGAAAGCATGAAGAAGAATTCTTAGGCATGATCAAAGAATTTCATGGAATGGAAGTAACCGCTATCACTTCAGACGAAGAAGCGGGTATTGTAATGCATGAAACTGCTATGGACGTTACTTTCCAAGACGGAAACAGAGTAAACATGGAACAAGTGGGCGTTCAGAAATGGGAAGATGGAAAAATCGTTCACGAACGTTTCTATTACCAATAG
- a CDS encoding TetR/AcrR family transcriptional regulator has protein sequence MSKEQIWIEAGYQTFAFEGPQALRIEKLAKSVGIYKSSFYHFFSDLEVFTERLLDFHLIQAKAMSDKESNAQNEAELTQTLLDHKLDLLFNRQLRIHRDNADFQTCFLKTNEISLKGFMPIWKKVIDLQESSHLANMVLMLSIENFFLQITDETLNSSWISAYFSKIREMVQLFKTTNSIPSIDGSV, from the coding sequence ATGAGTAAAGAGCAAATATGGATAGAAGCAGGATACCAGACTTTTGCGTTTGAGGGTCCGCAAGCATTAAGAATTGAGAAACTTGCCAAATCAGTGGGTATATATAAATCTTCTTTCTATCATTTCTTTTCTGACTTGGAGGTGTTTACTGAACGCCTACTGGACTTTCATTTAATACAAGCTAAAGCCATGAGTGATAAAGAATCAAATGCTCAGAATGAAGCCGAATTAACACAAACACTTTTGGATCATAAACTTGATTTGCTTTTCAATCGACAATTAAGGATTCATAGAGATAATGCGGATTTTCAGACCTGCTTCCTCAAAACCAATGAGATTTCCTTAAAAGGATTTATGCCGATCTGGAAAAAAGTTATTGATTTACAGGAGAGTAGCCATTTGGCTAATATGGTACTGATGCTCAGTATCGAAAACTTTTTTCTTCAAATCACAGATGAAACATTAAATTCAAGTTGGATTTCGGCATATTTTAGCAAAATAAGAGAAATGGTCCAGCTATTCAAAACAACAAATTCTATTCCTTCAATAGACGGGAGCGTCTAA
- a CDS encoding class I SAM-dependent methyltransferase — MNELQQFFQEIEESIKQDSFVKLTLSKPIRKSEDLENVYLREVELKKEKMISFTYRFKTNDKVKNYTFEAAIKELEHLLQNTFRIATLFTLEKDIAIRINKKGKASITNNPPTFSDKLPVDHDKQKVKRASDSEFLLHLGIKDKNGKVIPKMADKYKQINKYLEIIEGLLKSTALPKKINIVDMGSGKGYLTFALYDFLRNTRGLDVQVTGIELREELVTYCNKVAKKCGYTNLSFISKRIENYSEEKIDVLIALHACDTATDDAIYKGLMSNSSLIICAPCCHKQVRQSVKGIAQENPILKYGIFQERQFEMVTDTIRALLLERNQYKTKVFEFISNEHTRKNVMLVGSKASKAPNIQAIDVQIKELKKDYGVPEHYLERLIEKKEQVK, encoded by the coding sequence ATGAATGAATTACAACAATTTTTCCAGGAGATCGAAGAATCTATTAAGCAAGATTCCTTTGTAAAGCTTACTTTAAGTAAACCCATCCGAAAGTCGGAAGATTTAGAAAATGTTTATTTACGTGAAGTGGAACTCAAAAAAGAGAAAATGATCTCTTTTACTTATCGTTTCAAAACAAATGATAAGGTAAAAAACTATACATTTGAAGCAGCTATAAAGGAATTAGAGCATCTATTGCAAAACACTTTTCGCATTGCCACCTTATTTACTCTGGAGAAAGATATTGCTATTCGGATCAATAAAAAAGGAAAAGCCTCGATTACAAATAATCCTCCCACCTTCAGCGATAAACTGCCTGTCGATCACGATAAGCAGAAAGTGAAGCGCGCATCTGACAGCGAGTTTTTACTTCATTTAGGAATAAAAGATAAGAACGGAAAAGTGATTCCTAAAATGGCTGACAAGTATAAGCAGATTAACAAATACTTAGAAATCATTGAGGGATTGCTTAAATCTACTGCGCTTCCGAAGAAAATCAATATTGTAGATATGGGGTCTGGTAAAGGCTATTTAACCTTTGCACTTTATGATTTCTTGAGGAATACGCGTGGGTTGGATGTTCAAGTTACAGGTATCGAACTAAGGGAAGAGCTTGTAACTTACTGCAATAAGGTAGCCAAAAAATGCGGATATACGAATCTTTCCTTTATTTCAAAGCGAATTGAAAATTACAGTGAAGAAAAAATAGATGTCCTCATAGCACTTCACGCTTGCGATACCGCTACGGACGATGCTATCTATAAAGGCTTGATGTCTAATTCTTCGCTAATTATTTGTGCTCCGTGTTGTCATAAGCAAGTCCGTCAAAGTGTAAAAGGAATTGCTCAAGAAAACCCTATCCTGAAATATGGCATTTTCCAAGAGCGTCAGTTTGAGATGGTAACCGATACGATACGGGCACTTCTTTTGGAGAGGAACCAGTACAAAACCAAAGTATTCGAATTTATTTCAAATGAACATACGAGAAAGAATGTAATGTTGGTGGGGTCAAAGGCTAGTAAAGCGCCTAATATTCAAGCAATTGACGTTCAAATCAAAGAATTGAAAAAGGACTATGGCGTTCCTGAACATTATTTAGAGAGGTTGATAGAGAAAAAAGAGCAGGTGAAATAA
- a CDS encoding alpha/beta hydrolase family protein — MQSESLFIEKENYQLHLKRFYTTENAPSVFLVHGSIEDGKIFYSKSGKGFAPFLAENGFDVFVADLRGRGKSKPHPSRENNFGMASAFEEDIPDFIAKIKSITGKEPDHWVSHSWGGVHLMAYLAKNEAPNLKSMVFFGSKRDIRVRNFKKLLIVDLLWFGFCTFLAKTKGYLPARQYKIGSSDEAKDYFLEVNKWVRSREWKDLRDGFDYADALQTKAVPPILSITGANDMQIGHPVDCKRLLKEIGDQDNFTFKVIGKKQGYKHDYDHINLLTHRDAKADHFREVLEWLKSI; from the coding sequence ATGCAATCAGAAAGCCTATTTATTGAAAAGGAAAATTACCAGCTTCACCTCAAACGATTTTACACTACAGAAAATGCTCCATCCGTATTTCTAGTACATGGAAGCATAGAAGACGGAAAAATCTTTTATTCCAAGTCAGGTAAAGGTTTTGCGCCCTTTTTAGCCGAAAATGGCTTTGATGTTTTTGTAGCGGATTTAAGAGGCAGAGGAAAAAGCAAACCTCATCCAAGTCGAGAAAACAACTTTGGAATGGCATCTGCTTTTGAAGAAGACATTCCTGATTTCATAGCCAAAATAAAATCCATTACAGGAAAAGAACCTGACCATTGGGTTTCCCACAGTTGGGGTGGTGTGCATTTAATGGCATATTTAGCGAAAAATGAAGCGCCCAATTTAAAATCAATGGTCTTTTTTGGAAGTAAAAGAGATATAAGAGTAAGAAATTTCAAAAAGTTGTTGATAGTAGATTTATTGTGGTTTGGATTTTGCACATTTCTAGCTAAAACTAAAGGCTATTTACCTGCCAGACAGTATAAAATAGGCAGTTCCGATGAAGCCAAAGACTATTTCTTGGAAGTAAATAAATGGGTCCGCTCCCGAGAATGGAAAGACCTAAGAGACGGCTTTGATTATGCTGATGCCCTTCAAACCAAAGCAGTTCCCCCAATTCTCTCCATAACAGGAGCCAACGATATGCAAATTGGCCACCCAGTAGATTGCAAGCGATTACTCAAGGAAATAGGTGATCAGGACAACTTTACATTTAAAGTTATTGGCAAAAAGCAAGGTTATAAACACGATTATGATCACATCAATTTGTTAACACATAGAGACGCAAAAGCAGATCATTTTCGGGAGGTGTTGGAGTGGTTGAAGAGTATTTGA
- a CDS encoding penicillin acylase family protein → MNFIKFIFPFLISLALVVGLNNKWGQVPPLGKFLDPYSGFWANSDDKDVAFEESPSIPGLNETVSIYYDSILVPHVYANNDHDLYMAQGYVTAQNRLWQMEFQTHASGGRVSEIIGKDALDFDRYQRRNGLLYGAEKAVKLMAEDPTIGPILNAYTEGVNQYIASLEYKDLPIEYKLLDYKPEKWSNLKSGLLLKYMANDLAGGDSDAENTHLLKMLGKERFDFLFPDRYQDFDPVIPKSREWDFDAETVERPDSIEFPLVFPDDKAPQPDPQNGSNNWTVHGSKTSTGKPMLANDPHLGLNLPSIWYVMHLNSPTVNVYGSTLPGALGVIIGFNDSVSWGVTNATRDVRDWYHITFKSDEKKEYRYNGKWLKTQKVIQEFKIRGDENYFDTIYYTHHGPIVYDESFRSENSKTDFALRWTAHDPSNEQLTFHLLNRAKNYGDYEKALTYYDCPAQNFAFADVHGDIALWINGKFPLRWEEQGKFIMDGSRADMDWAGFIPRGHNAYMKNPEQGYLSSANQIPVDSTYPYYHYDRGFEHYRNRRLNRKLETLQNITVEDMMRLQNDNFSLLASDILPSILDSLNRNNMSETEKIAFDALSNWNFMADQDAVAPAYFEILWDDLYRNLWDEFYGLDTKVRRPELPVTVEILKEHPEEKYIDNQKTDKKESTTDLYQMSFKSAVDSVETWKSANEKELTWSNFKNTTVQHLARLAPFSTDNIQIGGNRHILNATSGRHGPSWRMVVSLEQPIKAYGVYPGGQSGNPGSYYYDNLIEPWSNGEYYELENKANASDLNNIIFTQTLTPEAK, encoded by the coding sequence ATGAATTTTATAAAATTTATTTTTCCCTTTCTTATTTCTTTGGCATTAGTTGTTGGGCTGAATAACAAATGGGGACAAGTTCCGCCATTAGGTAAGTTTCTGGATCCTTACAGTGGTTTTTGGGCTAATTCAGACGATAAAGACGTTGCATTTGAAGAAAGCCCTTCAATCCCAGGACTTAATGAAACCGTAAGCATTTATTACGATTCCATTTTGGTACCACATGTATATGCCAATAATGATCATGATTTATACATGGCGCAAGGTTATGTAACTGCACAAAATCGATTATGGCAGATGGAGTTTCAAACACATGCATCAGGTGGTAGGGTTTCCGAAATCATAGGGAAAGACGCATTAGATTTTGACCGCTATCAGAGAAGGAATGGTTTGCTGTATGGTGCTGAAAAAGCTGTTAAGTTAATGGCAGAAGATCCAACCATCGGGCCAATTTTAAATGCTTATACTGAAGGTGTAAATCAGTATATAGCTTCTTTAGAATATAAAGACCTTCCTATTGAATATAAACTACTGGACTACAAACCCGAAAAATGGTCTAATTTGAAATCTGGACTACTTCTAAAATACATGGCAAATGACTTAGCTGGTGGTGATAGCGATGCTGAAAACACTCACTTGCTAAAAATGCTAGGGAAAGAAAGATTTGATTTCTTATTTCCTGATAGATATCAAGATTTCGATCCTGTGATCCCTAAAAGTAGGGAATGGGATTTTGATGCCGAAACAGTTGAGAGACCTGATTCTATTGAATTCCCATTAGTTTTTCCGGATGATAAAGCCCCACAGCCTGATCCGCAAAATGGAAGTAACAACTGGACTGTTCATGGCAGCAAAACCTCAACAGGCAAACCAATGCTTGCAAATGATCCGCATTTAGGTTTAAACTTGCCATCTATTTGGTATGTAATGCATTTAAATTCACCAACTGTAAATGTGTACGGCTCAACCTTGCCGGGTGCTTTAGGTGTAATTATTGGATTTAACGACAGCGTTTCATGGGGTGTCACTAATGCTACCAGAGATGTACGAGACTGGTATCATATTACTTTTAAAAGTGATGAGAAAAAGGAATACAGGTATAATGGGAAATGGCTAAAAACTCAAAAAGTAATTCAAGAATTTAAAATTCGTGGAGATGAAAATTACTTTGATACTATTTACTATACTCACCATGGCCCAATTGTTTATGATGAGAGTTTCAGATCAGAAAACAGCAAAACTGACTTTGCACTGAGATGGACAGCTCATGATCCATCAAACGAGCAGTTGACTTTCCATTTATTGAACAGGGCTAAAAATTATGGAGACTATGAAAAAGCTCTAACCTACTACGATTGCCCAGCACAAAACTTTGCTTTTGCAGATGTGCATGGTGATATAGCTTTATGGATAAATGGAAAATTTCCATTACGCTGGGAAGAGCAAGGAAAATTTATCATGGACGGTTCAAGAGCAGACATGGATTGGGCTGGTTTTATTCCCAGAGGACATAACGCCTACATGAAAAATCCTGAACAAGGCTATTTAAGTTCAGCCAATCAAATTCCTGTGGATAGCACCTATCCGTATTATCATTACGATAGAGGTTTTGAACACTACAGAAATAGAAGATTGAATCGTAAATTAGAGACTTTGCAAAATATCACAGTAGAAGATATGATGAGATTGCAAAATGATAATTTCTCTCTATTAGCGTCTGATATCTTGCCTAGTATTTTGGATAGTTTAAACCGAAATAACATGAGTGAAACCGAAAAAATAGCTTTTGACGCACTCTCTAATTGGAATTTTATGGCTGATCAAGATGCTGTAGCTCCTGCTTATTTCGAAATATTATGGGATGATTTATACAGAAATTTATGGGATGAGTTTTATGGGTTGGATACTAAAGTCAGAAGACCAGAATTGCCTGTTACAGTTGAAATTTTAAAAGAGCATCCTGAAGAAAAATATATAGACAATCAAAAGACAGACAAAAAGGAAAGCACAACTGATTTATATCAAATGAGCTTTAAATCAGCTGTTGATTCAGTCGAGACTTGGAAATCAGCCAATGAGAAAGAATTAACATGGAGTAATTTTAAAAATACTACAGTCCAACATTTGGCCAGATTAGCTCCATTTAGTACTGATAATATTCAAATAGGAGGGAACAGACATATTTTGAATGCAACTTCTGGAAGACACGGTCCATCGTGGAGAATGGTTGTTTCCTTAGAACAGCCAATCAAGGCATATGGCGTATATCCAGGAGGACAATCCGGGAACCCAGGTAGTTATTACTATGATAACTTGATTGAGCCTTGGAGCAATGGAGAATATTATGAATTGGAAAACAAAGCCAATGCATCCGATCTTAACAATATTATTTTCACTCAAACTTTAACACCTGAAGCAAAATGA
- a CDS encoding cupin domain-containing protein has translation MKKVNLQQKFSLFSEHWSPKIVGELNGQHVKLAKLKGEFVWHKHDEEDELFFVVKGSFKMEYRDRTVEVNENEFLIVPRGVEHKPVAEDEVWVMLFEPTSTLNTGDAKSELTKNNLDSI, from the coding sequence ATGAAAAAAGTAAACCTTCAACAGAAATTCTCTTTATTTTCTGAACATTGGTCACCAAAGATTGTGGGCGAACTAAATGGCCAGCATGTAAAACTTGCCAAGCTGAAAGGAGAGTTTGTTTGGCACAAGCACGATGAGGAGGACGAACTCTTTTTTGTGGTGAAAGGCAGCTTTAAAATGGAATATCGAGATCGGACAGTTGAAGTGAATGAAAACGAATTCTTGATTGTACCCAGAGGTGTTGAACACAAACCGGTTGCTGAAGACGAAGTTTGGGTGATGCTTTTTGAACCAACTTCTACTTTAAATACAGGAGATGCAAAAAGCGAATTAACCAAAAATAATTTGGATAGCATCTAA
- a CDS encoding 3'-5' exonuclease, with the protein MAILFIDVETVPQAENYADLSEKEQSLWQHKASFLTKNEETAEEIYPKAGIYAEFGKIVVVSLGWMFGKENNRKLRVTTLANENEAQLLIELIQILQKVDDTNSVICGHNIKEFDIPYICRRILINGLKLPSILDVSSMKPWQTPYLDTLEMWKFGDRKHYTKLDLLAHIFDLPTSKDDIDGSQVYEVYYKEGDLKRIAEYCEKDVVLTCQLYLKMNGQPVLQEKQIIKAKDE; encoded by the coding sequence ATGGCTATACTGTTTATTGATGTAGAAACCGTTCCCCAAGCGGAGAATTACGCAGATTTATCTGAAAAAGAACAATCCTTATGGCAACATAAAGCCTCTTTTCTAACCAAAAATGAGGAGACAGCTGAAGAAATCTATCCCAAAGCTGGAATTTATGCGGAATTTGGAAAAATTGTGGTGGTCTCTTTAGGTTGGATGTTCGGAAAAGAGAATAACAGAAAACTGAGAGTCACTACACTAGCAAATGAGAATGAAGCACAACTTCTTATTGAACTCATTCAAATCTTGCAAAAGGTAGATGATACCAATTCAGTAATTTGTGGCCATAATATCAAAGAGTTTGATATTCCTTATATTTGCAGGCGTATATTAATTAATGGATTAAAACTTCCTTCCATATTGGACGTTTCAAGCATGAAGCCTTGGCAAACCCCCTATCTGGATACATTGGAAATGTGGAAGTTTGGAGATCGGAAACATTATACAAAACTAGATTTATTGGCCCATATATTTGATTTGCCCACTAGTAAAGACGATATTGACGGAAGTCAAGTATATGAAGTATATTATAAAGAAGGTGATTTAAAAAGAATTGCCGAATATTGTGAAAAAGATGTAGTGCTCACTTGCCAATTGTACCTAAAAATGAATGGTCAACCCGTCTTGCAAGAAAAGCAAATCATTAAAGCTAAGGATGAGTGA
- a CDS encoding RNA polymerase sigma factor, whose amino-acid sequence MSSDFYHSSIVPYAAIIVKICRAYTNSQEDFEDYYQEVCLQIWRSREGFKEQCAWTTWIYRISLNVCLTLLKKKKNNEPIHFTSDVLPDSVSVTNNAFENETLNQLYTAIKHLSEVDRAVILLYLEEKPQQEIAEILGTNPNNIGVRVKRIKERLKKIIDEKFN is encoded by the coding sequence ATGAGCAGCGATTTTTATCATTCTTCCATTGTGCCTTATGCAGCCATCATCGTCAAGATCTGCAGAGCATATACCAATTCTCAGGAAGATTTTGAGGACTACTATCAGGAAGTTTGTCTACAAATCTGGAGAAGTAGAGAAGGCTTTAAGGAGCAATGTGCCTGGACGACATGGATTTATAGAATCTCTCTGAACGTATGCTTGACGCTGTTGAAGAAGAAGAAAAATAATGAGCCTATTCATTTTACCTCCGATGTATTGCCAGATTCAGTTTCTGTTACGAATAATGCTTTCGAGAATGAGACACTAAATCAATTATATACCGCCATCAAGCATTTATCGGAAGTAGATAGAGCAGTGATTCTTCTCTATTTAGAGGAAAAGCCGCAACAGGAGATTGCAGAAATTTTAGGTACTAATCCAAATAATATTGGAGTACGAGTAAAAAGAATTAAAGAACGACTTAAAAAAATTATAGATGAAAAATTCAATTGA
- a CDS encoding alpha/beta hydrolase family protein, with amino-acid sequence MKRIKLLFLVLVIPFLASAQQISGDWYGLLKVQGMELPLIFHITESEGKYSATMDSPAQKAFDMPVSSVTFIEGQLDLQMANIGAQYKGSLSDSKIKGNFYQANQSFQLDLYTEPIAKKEIVRPQEPTKPYPYDTEEVSFTSEEGKVTLGGTLSLPKNTENFPTAILISGSGPQNRDEEFMTHKPFLVLADHLTRNGIAVLRYDDRGFGASTGDHNAATSSDFATDVKAAIKYLKSRKDIDPKKIGLIGHSEGGLIAPIVAAEVPTSFMVLLAGPGVPGEQISIQQIELLGKLQDANQQDIKNEIAVMKGIFELIKNNEEDIEVLRNKLEVYISHQMEKNKVVIEGMSTEEYIEKQIAQLTRPWLRYFISYDPRPTLARVTCPVLALNGEKDVQVGSANLMAIKKALHDGGNRQVTTQEFDSMNHLFQLCETGAMKEYAQIETTMEPIVLETVSTWINKQN; translated from the coding sequence ATGAAAAGGATCAAATTATTATTTCTAGTGTTGGTGATACCATTTCTAGCATCTGCACAGCAAATTAGTGGAGACTGGTATGGTCTCTTAAAAGTACAGGGTATGGAGCTTCCACTTATTTTTCATATTACAGAATCTGAAGGAAAGTATTCTGCCACCATGGACAGTCCAGCACAAAAAGCCTTTGATATGCCGGTTAGTTCAGTAACATTTATTGAGGGTCAGTTAGATTTGCAGATGGCCAATATTGGAGCACAGTACAAAGGATCGCTTTCAGATAGCAAGATCAAAGGAAACTTTTATCAGGCTAATCAGTCTTTCCAGCTTGACCTCTATACTGAACCTATAGCCAAAAAGGAGATTGTTAGACCTCAAGAGCCGACTAAACCCTATCCTTATGATACAGAGGAAGTAAGCTTTACAAGCGAAGAAGGAAAAGTGACGCTTGGAGGGACACTCAGCTTACCAAAAAATACAGAGAATTTCCCTACAGCCATCCTAATTTCTGGTTCAGGACCACAAAACAGGGATGAGGAATTTATGACGCATAAGCCCTTCCTGGTGTTGGCAGATCATTTGACACGAAATGGCATTGCAGTTTTACGTTATGATGACCGTGGCTTTGGAGCCTCTACTGGCGATCACAATGCGGCTACCAGTTCCGATTTTGCCACAGATGTTAAAGCTGCTATCAAGTACTTAAAGAGTCGAAAAGACATAGATCCGAAGAAGATCGGTTTGATTGGTCATAGTGAAGGAGGCCTAATAGCGCCCATTGTGGCCGCTGAGGTACCTACGAGTTTCATGGTATTACTAGCAGGACCTGGAGTTCCTGGGGAGCAAATCTCAATACAGCAAATCGAGCTATTAGGGAAGTTGCAAGATGCAAACCAACAAGATATCAAAAATGAAATAGCCGTTATGAAAGGTATATTTGAGCTAATTAAAAATAATGAGGAGGATATCGAAGTTTTAAGAAATAAGCTTGAAGTTTACATTAGCCATCAGATGGAGAAAAATAAGGTGGTTATAGAAGGAATGAGCACCGAAGAATATATAGAAAAGCAGATAGCTCAACTGACCAGACCTTGGTTGCGGTATTTTATAAGCTATGACCCAAGACCGACCTTGGCAAGAGTGACATGCCCAGTGCTTGCACTTAATGGAGAAAAGGATGTGCAGGTAGGTTCGGCAAATCTCATGGCAATAAAAAAAGCATTGCACGATGGTGGGAACAGACAAGTGACCACTCAAGAATTTGACAGCATGAATCACCTTTTCCAGCTCTGTGAAACAGGAGCAATGAAGGAATATGCTCAAATTGAGACCACCATGGAACCTATAGTGCTGGAGACGGTCTCAACTTGGATAAATAAGCAGAACTAA